A single Venturia canescens isolate UGA chromosome 1, ASM1945775v1, whole genome shotgun sequence DNA region contains:
- the LOC122419263 gene encoding uncharacterized protein — translation MLTQKIVFVLPLLIVLTGSIPVFENGANNTNETLETREEMMTRYRLPNNSVPRLYRIKIEPNMEDETLTWAGESNIDLEVLTVTKIITLHAYENLVINENFTNVVVSTGEKYEPIEHVRDSEVEFLNIVFDQDIPVGNHTLNIKYHGTDPEEFTGFYKSAAFPSFSVAATHFEATTARRAFPCWDEPGLKARYRMSIKHYPNYTAISNMPAIEAINTGDEKIVTKFDTTPVMSVYLLTFVISDYESVSNEFGNITVWAGKTDLDAYTHILNTSQKVVDFMEEYTGLSFGFPRIGSVVIPMYTSSATEHWGLVSYSSRTVRFDPSTHTTVSLDRINLLIAHELAHSWFGNRVTPLWWDDLWLNEAFASYFQYIIMADINRYSDGLGLFVVRNNQEIAFSLDTLEHEIYIRWKPVTNREIRKLFGRITYRKGAAIVHMFHSALTTEVFQSGIRKYLSKHSYQAVEADNLMAALQEAYDENNNGKAPLNVKETMMTWLMQTGGPVLTVTRNYTTGDTKVEQRSVLAQDTAKKWWIPLNYATMSNPNFSSTSPSRWMSDKEENLTINGIDKNDWVIFNIQASGYYRVYYDDENWKRIVEYMNTENYKNIHVINRAQLINDLYTFSQPEPFRSGKRFWQLTKYLSRETEYLPWSAAMNIFEVLDQPYGTGIQRTFQKYILGLMNNFIEKVGYETRDDDDYVTKLSKKNIVERACLWGHAGCSSYSSQRLLEYIDKPLENRIHTDSQTAMICAGLRGLNETTAKYVIDSAFADETLLMNLGCTENHEIHRNYLNTLMENSTEDYLRRAAFRNLYAGSDENFNFVIDFFLEKFPTMIKNDTKNFWDSPISSMIIDAIPLITSPARLEKFQKILDLDIFDENKGMSRSKLMSSAQRTIADAEVFVTNFLRIFDEHLLPDNLLHDTNIETGTTNLTMIKKIINYNQIMNSPKQRGCFTLFLLLLLMHTEGSAAADNNKTEKYETPQYSLSNVSVPISYDIKLVPEIIENNFTFYGETMIVVAIKEPTRNLTMHSKDLRIDENFTSLFDSDKKEYKPTKHTYENTTDFLIIEFNKLLAAGTYNLNFKYAGNMSKVPEGIFNSSYTDEKGDKVWLVATKFTQLHARRAFPCWDEPHFKATFALSVKHDTNYTAVSNMPASKKHVDSDGKQWTTFATTPIMSTYLLAFVVSDFDCLRDESEKFNVCGRKGVLPYLKHSWDVSHRALELLEKYMDLKYIIPKMDQYAVPDATTGATENWGLIIYRESSFAYEPFQQPVSGKLYVTQTVVHELAHQWIGNLVTPVTWKYSWIIEGLPTFLQYCIVDMLFPDWKQMDLFVTRIIQDTTFNFDESIYYNALEWSSENPADIRKKFSPQIYNRGAAIFHMMSNILTQSTFKAGVVKFVHQNQYKCITSDDLWNAMQTAHNEKEKDLSKILSIKEIMKGWVEQQGYPVVNVTRDYETGKVVIRQEGNLEKHKSNRWWIPINFATKSDLNFDSLTPTHWLKPGDESLVLEGIDKDDWIIVNVQQSGYYRVNYDTQNWKRIAQWMNNGSYGKIPVSNRAQLINDLSYMVKTKRENYTTFLDLIRYLIHEDDYQPWLPTFRAIRELRRSMYDEQVDQELKKFVLTLMEKVINKIGFEDRSKYEWMKIYKPYYDKLDNKTKKFVPTEKALEKIYKSEDFLTRRFRPKFLSFACNFGHKKCKDSASAQFQANIENPTENPISPDLVGWVNCYGADRFEDELMKSINGSDTKYVGYLGCSQNKTVLQKYVNKVLHGELNATIRQAQIAIGYLCEDGAENFDRALNYFIENFDIIYKHFAKEPSDQKASSAVSNPALSILHDYIWKTRTHEQMKKIGDFMAKEKSRIPARIEDSITEQTKKIQWSEENAPILGEWLHDYSLNKSE, via the exons ATGTTGacacaaaaaatcgttttcgttcTGCCTCTGCTGATCGTGTTAACAGGGTCGATTCCAGTTTTTGAAAATGGTGCGAATAACACGAACGAGACATTGGAAACAAGGGAAGAGATGATGACGCGCTACCGTTTACCAAACAATTCGGTTCCACGGCTCTACCGAATAAAAATAGAGCCAAACATGGAAGACGAAACTTTAACTTGGGCTGGCGAATCGAATATCGATCTTGAAGTTTTGACAGTTACGAAAATCATCACGCTGCACGCCTATGAAAATCTtgtaattaatgaaaatttcacaaacgTCGTAGTTTCTACTGGTGAAAAATACGAACCTATTGAACATGTTCGTGACAGCGAAGTCGAGTTCTTGAATATTGTATTCGATCAAGACATTCCGGTTGGAAATCACACGCTCAACATAAAGTATCATGGTACGGACCCTGAGGAATTCACTGGTTTCTACAAGTCTGCTGCTTTTCCTTCTTT CTCTGTTGCAGCGACACATTTCGAAGCGACGACTGCGCGTCGTGCATTCCCCTGCTGGGACGAGCCAGGTTTGAAAGCACGGTATCGAATGTCCATAAAGCACTATCCAAATTACACTGCAATATCAAATATGCCAGCGATTGAGGCAATCAATACCGGAGATGAAAAGATCGTTACGAAATTTGACACGACACCGGTAATGTCCGTTTATCTCTTGACATTTGTCATTTCTGACTACGAGAGTGTCTCCAATGAATTCGGAAATATCACTGTGTGGGCTGGTAAAACAGATTTGGATGCTTATACGCACATTTTAAATACCAGCCAAAAAGTTGTTGATTTCATGGAGGAGTATACAGGATTGTCATTTGGTTTTCCGAGAATAGGATCAGTTGTGATACCGATGTATACATCATCGGCAACAGAACATTGGGGTCTGGTTAGTTACAG CTCAAGAACTGTAAGGTTCGATCCATCGACTCATACGACTGTATCCCTGGATCGCATTAATTTGTTGATAGCACATGAATTAGCCCATTCATGGTTCGGCAACCGTGTAACACCATTATGGTGGGACGATCTCTGGCTGAACGAAGCATTCGCTTCGTATTTCCAGTACATCATCATGGCTGAC ATTAATAGATACTCGGACGGATTGGGACTTTTTGTCGTACGTAATAACCAAGAAATTGCATTCTCTTTGGATACGCTTGAACATGAAATTTACATCAGATGGAAGCCTGTCACAAACAGAGAAATCAGAAAATTGTTTGGACGAATTACGTACCGAAAGG gTGCAGCAATCGTGCACATGTTTCACAGTGCTCTAACAACCGAAGTCTTTCAATCAGGAATTCGAAAATACTTGAGCAAACA TTCCTATCAAGCTGTTGAGGCAGATAATTTGATGGCAGCATTGCAAGAAGCTTACGATGAGAATAACAATGGCAAAGCTCCTTTGAATGTCAAAGAGACCATGATGACGTGGCTCATGCAAACTGGCGGTCCCGTTCTCACTGTTACACGAAATTACACCACTGGTGATACGAAAGTAGAGCAGAGAAGTGTACTGGCCCAGGATACAGCCAAAAAATGGTGGATACCCTTGAATTATGCGACGATGTCGAAtccgaatttttcatcaacttcCCCATCAAGATGGATGAGtgataaagaggaaaatttaACGATCAATGGAATCGACAAAAATGATTGggtcattttcaatattcaagCTAGTG GCTACTATCGTGTCTATTACGATGACGAAAATTGGAAACGAATAGTGGAGTACATGAACactgaaaattataaaaatatccaCGTAATAAACCGGGCACAGCTCATAAACGATCTGTACACATTTTCGCAACCAGAACCATTCCGGAGTGGCAAACGGTTTTGGCaattgacgaaatatttgtCGAGAGAAACCGAATATCTTCCTTGGTCTGCTGCGATGAATATTTTCGAGGTTCTGGACCAGCCGTATGGTACCGGAATCCAAAGAACATTCCAG AAATACATTTTGGGCTTGATGAATAACTTCATAGAAAAAGTCGGATACGAGACCAGGGACGATGACGATTACGTGACtaaattgtcgaaaaaaaatatagtcgAACGGGCATGCCTTTGGGGTCACGCTGGATGTAGCTCATATTCATCCCAAAGACTTTTAGAATATATTGACAAGCCCCTGGAGAATCG GATCCATACGGACAGTCAAACAGCAATGATTTGTGCTGGTCTCCGCGGGCTCAATGAAACAACAGCAAAATATGTTATAGACTCTGCTTTTGCGGACGAAACATTGCTGATGAATCTTGGTTGCACGGAGAATCACGAGATCCACAGAaattatttaaacacgttGATGGAAAATTCGACCGAAGATTATCTGCGCCGTGCCGCATTTCGAAATTTATATGCAGGAAGcgacgaaaattttaattttgtaatcGACTTCttcttggaaaaatttccgaCGATGATAAAAAA TGACACCAAAAATTTTTGGGACAGTCCGATTAGTTCAATGATAATAGACGCGATTCCGTTGATCACGAGTCCAGCTCGCCTTGAGAAG tttcaaaaaattcttgatctcgatattttcgatgaaaataaggGAATGTCGAGAAGCAAGTTGATGAGTAGCGCTCAAAGAACGATCGCCGATGCGGAAGTATTTGTGACGAACTTTCTACGGATCTTCGACGAACATTTGCTCCCCGACAACTTGCTACACGATACGAATATTGAAACCGGA ACAACCAATTTAacgatgattaaaaaaatcatcaattatAATCA aatAATGAATAGCCCAAAACAACGAGGGTGTTTCACCTTGTTTCTATTGCTTTTACTGATGCATACTGAAGGATCAGCGGCTGCGGATAACAATAAGACCGAGAAATACGAAACACCGCAATATAGTTTGTCGAACGTGTCAGTACCGATATCCTACGACATTAAATTGGTGCCCGAAATAATAGAGAATAATTTCACATTCTACGGTGAAACGATGATAGTGGTAGCAATCAAAGAACCAACGAGAAATTTGACAATGCACAGCAAGGATCTACGCATAGACGAGAATTTCACGAGTCTATTTGATAGTGATAAAAAGGAATACAAACCAACAAAACACACGTACGAAAACACGACGGATTTTCTTATAATTGAATTCAACAAATTGCTCGCTGCAGGAACTTACAAtctcaatttcaagtacgctgGTAACATGTCAAAAGTACCGGAAGGAATTTTCAACAGTTCTTACACCGATGAAAAGGGCGATAAAGT CTGGTTGGTAGCCACGAAATTTACGCAGTTACACGCACGTCGAGCTTTTCCTTGCTGGGACGAGCCGCATTTCAAAGCGACGTTCGCCTTGTCCGTGAAGCATGATACCAATTACACGGCCGTGTCGAATATGCCGGCCTCTAAAAAGCACGTCGATTCCGACGGCAAACAGTGGACCACTTTTGCCACGACACCGATCATGTCGACTTATCTTCTCGCTTTTGTCGTCTCTGATTTTGACTGCCTTCGTGATGAGAGTGAGAAATTCAATGTATGTGGGAGGAAAGGTGTTTTACCGTACCTCAAACACTCATGGGATGTGAGTCATCGGGCACTTGAACTCTTGGAAAAGTACATGGATCTTAAGTACATTATTCCAAAAATGGACCAATACGCGGTGCCTGATGCTACAACCGGCGCTACAGAAAATTGGGGACTCATAATATACCG TGAATCCTCATTTGCCTACGAGCCATTCCAACAGCCTGTTTCTGGTAAACTTTACGTGACTCAGACTGTAGTGCACGAATTAGCCCATCAGTGGATCGGCAATCTGGTGACGCCTGTAACATGGAAGTATTCCTGGATCATAGAGGGCTTGCCAACTTTCCTTCAGTATTGTATCGTCGACATG CTGTTCCCTGACTGGAAGCAAATGGACCTGTTCGTGACACGAATTATTCAGGATACGACTTTCAATTTTGATGAGAGTATTTATTACAACGCTCTCGAGTGGAGCTCCGAAAATCCAGCtgatataagaaaaaaattttcaccacAAATCTACAATCGAG GTGCTGCCATTTTTCACATGATGTCAAATATCTTGACCCAGTCTACATTCAAAGCCGGAGTTGTCAAATTCGTACACCAGAA CCAATACAAATGTATAACATCGGATGATCTATGGAACGCAATGCAGACAGCACACaacgaaaaggaaaaagactTGAGCAAAATTCtatcaataaaagaaataatgaagGGATGGGTCGAGCAACAGGGGTATCCCGTCGTGAATGTGACTAGAGATTATGAGACAGGAAAAGTCGTTATTAGACAGGAAGGAAATCTCGAAAAACATAAATCGAATCGCTGGTGGATACCGATCAATTTTGCTACCAAATCGGATTTAAATTTCGACAGTCTGACACCTACTCATTGGCTTAAGCCAGGAGACGAGAGCCTCGTTTTAGAAGGAATCGATAAAGATGATTGGATCATCGTCAACGTCCAACAATCTG GATATTACCGCGTTAATTACGATACCCAAAATTGGAAGCGAATTGCCCAGTGGATGAATAATGGAAGCTACGGAAAAATTCCCGTTAGCAATCGAGCTCAATTGATCAACGATTTGTCGTACATGGTAAAaacaaaacgtgaaaattatacCACGTTTCTCGACCTCATCAGATATCTCATTCACGAAGACGATTATCAGCCCTGGCTCCCTACTTTTCGAGCAATAAGAGAACTTCGTCGAAGCATGTACGACGAGCAAGTTGACCAGGAATTAAAG AAATTCGTTCTTACACTCATGGAAAAAGTGATCAACAAAATCGGCTTCGAAGATCGAAGCAAATATGAGTGGATGAAAATCTACAAGCCTTACTACGATAAACTGGACAATAAGACAAAA AAATTCGTACCGACGGAAAAAGCGCTTGAAAAGATTTACAAGAGCGAGGACTTCCTCACGAGACGTTTCCGCCCAAAGTTTTTGTCTTTTGCTTGCAATTTTGGTCATAAAAAGTGCAAAGACTCCGCAAGTGCTCAATTTCAGGCCAATATAGAAAACCCCACAGAAAATCC GATATCACCAGATCTAGTGGGCTGGGTCAACTGTTATGGTGCTGACCGTTTCGAAGATGAATTGATGAAAAGTATCAACGGTTCTGATACAAAATATGTGGGCTATCTCGGTTGCTCTCAAAATAAAACGGTTCTGCAGAAGTACGTGAACAAAGTTCTTCATGGAGAATTAAATGCAACCATCAGACAAGCTCAAATTGCGATCGGATATCTTTGTGAGGATGGAGCAGAGAACTTTGATCGAGCTCTCAactattttatcgaaaattttgacaTAATTTATAAGCA TTTCGCCAAAGAGCCATCAGATCAAAAAGCATCGTCAGCTGTCAGCAATCCAGCATTATCAATCCTGCACGATTACATCTGGAAAACCCGGACGCatgaacaaatgaaaaag ATAGGAGATTTCATGGCGAAGGAAAAATCTCGCATACCTGCACGGATTGAAGACTCTATTACGgagcaaacaaaaaaaattcaatggagCGAGGAAAACGCTCCAATATTGGGAGAATGGCTTCACGATTATTCCTTAAATAAATCGGAATAG